A segment of the Bradyrhizobium barranii subsp. barranii genome:
TGGTGGTCCAGCCCTTGAACACCGAATGGACATGCCATCGGTGCGGCGGCAGCGGTAGTCTCCTGATGATGGAAACTCCCGGCCCAGCCTGCATGCGCTGCGTCGGCCTCAATGATCTTGATTATCTACCGGCGGGCGATCCCCTGCTCTCGCGGCGCGCGAAAGCGAAGAGCACGCGATATGCAGTTGTCGTGCGCTTCAGCAGGACCCGTCGCCGCTACGAACGACAAGGTCTGCTGATCGAGCCGCGGGCTTTGGCAGATGCGCGGCGCGCTCTCGCCCGATAGATGTGGTCTCGATTGTCAATCGGCGGTTATGGGCTTCAAGTGGCCCATAGTGGGACGCTAATGGGCATCCTGTTTCCAGCGGAGGAACCCGGCGTCACAACGAACCAACGCAATCGCCGATCGACTGAATCATTCCGGATTTGAGGACGTTACGATCTTCGCAGCGTGCGCCGATGGAGCCAGCTGCTCATGAGCACCGCCGACACGTTTCTTGCTACCTACGAAACACCGCGGCCAGCGCGTCTCGCTCCCAACCTCCTCGCTGCCTGTTTTCCGTTGATGAAGCTAATCCCGGCCCGCTTCATGATTGCCCGTGCGCGCGCTTCTGGATACCTTTCATCCGGCGGTCATATTGTTGAGACGACATCCGGTACCTTCGGCTTGGCGCTCGCCATGATCGCGGCGGCGCAGGGTTATCGTTTGACCCTAATCAGCGCCGACACTTTGATCGATCGAACGCTCCGCTGCCGACTGGAGCTGCTCGGGGCGCGACTTGAGGTCGTGGACGATCCGGACGGTTCCGGGGCTCAGAGCCGTCGTCTGGAACGGCTACAGGCGGTCCGCGAAAAAGATGCGGGAACATTCTGGCCTGCACAGTATGATAATCCCGACAATTGCTATGCCTACGGTAGGTTAGCGGAATGGTTCGTACGTCAGGTCGGTCAGGTAGATTGTCTCGTCGGCTGCGCCGGATCCGGAGGGTCCCTGTGCGGCACGGCGGCTATCCTGCGGGAAGTCTTTCCGGAGCTAGTCGTCATCGCCGTTGACACCCCCCCAGTGTGCTCTTCCGGTCATCCGCCCGGACAGCGGCTACTACGCGGGCTTGGCAACTCGATTCTGCCCCGCAATCTGGACCACCGGCTAATCGATGAGATCCATTGGGTCGGCGCTCTGCCCGCCTTCGCGGCCGCCCACCAACTCTGTCGGGACCATGCGCTTTTTATGGGCCCAACGAGCGGAGCAGCCGCCTTGGTTGCGCGTTTCGCGGGATCGTGAGCGCGGATTTCAGGGGATCGTGAGCAGAGATTTCAGACGATCGTGAGCAACGATTTCGCGGGATCGTGAGCAAGGCTTTCGGAGCCTTGCAGCGCTTCGGCCGACAACTCAACCGGCTTAGGGATGACCTCGTGGTTAACGAGGAAGTCCAATGCCTACCCAGAGATTGTCGATGCGCCGGATCAAGGAAGTCCTTCGGTTAAAACATTTTCAAGGCCTGCCAGAGCGGGCCATCGCGCGGAGCGTGGGCGTCAGCAACGGCGTTGTGCACAGCTACCTGAGCCGCGCCCGCTCTGCTGGGTTGAGCTGGCCGCTTCCGGAGGGAATGACCGATGAAGACCTGGAGCTTTTGCTTTTCCCGGCCCCACGACCAGCGTCTCAGAGCCCGCAGCGGCCGGTGCCCGACTGGAGCTACATCGATAAAGAGCTCCGCCGGCGCAACGTAACCCGTCGCCTGCTCTGGGAGGAGTATCGCGCCGTTAATCCCGACGGTTTCGGGTACACGTGGTTCTGCACTACCTACGAGGCCTGGAAGGGGCGGGTCCGACCTTCGATGCGGCAGATTCATCTGGGCGGCGAGAAGGTGTTCGTGGATTTCGCCGGCGACACCATCGACATCGTCGATCCGCTGACCGGGGAAGTGCAGCCGATGAAGCTGTTCGTCGCGGCGATGGGCGCTTCGAACTACACCTACGCCGAGGCCTGCCCCAGCGAGAGCTTGGCCGACTGGATCCGGGCCCACGTCAACTTGTTCACGTTTTTGAGCGGAACGCCGACGTTCGTGGTCTGCGACAACCTCAAAGCCGCCGTCAGCAACCCCGACCGCTACGATCCCGGCCTCAATCGCACTTATGCCGAGATGGCGAGCCATTACGGCACGGCCATTCTCGCCGCACGGCCGCGGCGCCCAAAAGACAAGGCGAAGGTCGAGGTCGCGGTGCAAATCGCCCAGCGCTGGATTCTGGCCCGGCTGCGCAATCAGCGCTTCTTTTCCCGGGCCGAGCTCAACGCCGCCATCAAGACACTCGTCGACGAACTCAATGCTCGTCAAATGCGTGGCTTCGGCTCAAGCCGCGCCGAACTGTTTGCCGAACTCGACAAACCCAAGCTAACCCCGCTGCCAGATCAGCCTTATGCCTTCGCACGCTGGAAGCGCTGCCGCCTCGCTCCCGATTATCATGTCGAGGTCGACGGCCATTGGTACTCCGCGCCGTATCGTCTGATTGGCGAGCTGGTCGATGCCCGTATCGACGATCGGACGGTCGAGATCTTCCACAAGGGCCAGCGGATCGCCAGCCATGCCCGCGCGCCCAACCGACGCGGACACACCACCATCGCCGACCACATGCCCAGCGCCCATCGCCGCTACGGCAAATGGACCCCCGCCGCGGTGATCGCCGCCGGCGAGCGGATCGGTCCTTCGACAGCAGCGTTTTTCCAGGCCGTGATCGACGCCCGGCCCCATCCAGAACAAGGCTTTCGAACCTGCCTTGGCATTCTGGCGCTCGTCAAAAGCTACGGCGCCGAACGCCTCGACGCAGCCTGCCGGAGGGGCATCCTCATCAAGGCGCGCTCCGTCGCCTCGATTAGATCGATCCTCCAGAACGGCCTCGATCGCACGTTCTTCGACGAATCTTTCGAGCACCAGCCCCTGCGCCACGGCAATATCCGCGGACGCGACTACTTCCACTGAAGCAAGGAGAGACCCGGCATGCTTAACCACCCAACCCACGAACGGCTGATCGAGCTTGGCCTGACCGGAATGGCCAAGGCCTTCGAGGAGCAGCGCCGATCGCCCGATCTCGAAGCCCTGCCGTTCGAAGATCGCATCGGCCTGTTGGTCGACCGCGAAGCCGCCGAACGCGACACCAGGCGGCTCACCACGCGCCTCAAGATCGCCGCACTGCGCCAGACTGCTTGCGTCGAGGACGTCGATCTGCGCACCCCGCGGGGCATCGACCGCGCCGTTTTCGCCAAACTCGTCGAAGGTCGCTGGATCGATCGCCACGAGAATTTGCTCGTCACCGGGGCAACCGGCCTGGGCAAAAGTTGGTTAGCCTGCGCGCTCGGCCACAAGGCCTGCCGCGACAACCGATCAGTCCTCTATCATCGCGTTCCAAGGCTGTTCGAGGCGCTCGCGCTCGCGCGCGGAGACGGACGTTACGCTCGGCTCCTCAAAAGCCTCGGCCGCGCTCAGCTTCTGATTTTGGATGATTGGGGACTATCGGTGCTCACCGCCGCGGAACGCCGCGATCTGCTCGAAATCCTCGAGGACCGCCATGGCCGCGCATCCACCATCGTCACAAGTCAGCTCCCCGTGGACACCTGGCATGGAGCCATTGGGGACCCCACGGTCGCCGACGCCATTCTCGATCGCCTCGTCCACAACGCCCACCGCCTCCAGCTCACCGGAGAAAGCATGCGAAAACGCAGCGCCAAAACCATCACCCTTGACGGCCAACCAGAACACTGACTCTATCTCCCATCGGCCGTAGCGGGCTGCTCACGATCGTCTGAATTCAGTGCTCACGATCGCGCGAAATCGATGCTCACGATCCGTGAAATCCGCACCTTGGTGGCGCAATGGTATGCACGCCACCGTGCCGGAGCGATGACGGTTGTCATCTTGCCCGATGAGGGTTTTCGATATCAAGAGACGGTGTTCAACCATAATTGGCTCGCCGCTCTGAATGGTTGGCCGGTCGCCATTGCCGATGCGCCAGCCACACTAGAGAAGATCGTCGTGCCAGGTGGAGAGGGGACATGGACACGCATGATCTGGGGACGGCGGGTCTTGGAAGAGGTGCCGAGCGGCGGAGAAACCGCACGTAGGCTGCGTGGCTAATTCGCCGCAGGCGTGTGGAAACGATCTTGGCGTGGAGCTTCTCGACCTCCAGTTCGTGGGCCGCCTCGCCATCCCGACCAGCGCCCGCGTCGAACGCCCGAACCGCTTGATCCTGAAGCTGCTTCTTCCACGCATAAATCTGGTTCACATGCACCTGGTAGCGCTGCGCCAGATCCGTCACCGTTGATTGTTCTCGCAGCGCCTCCAAGGCGATCTTTGCCTTCAGCGCTGCATCGATTTTTCGTCTCGTCTTCTTCATGGTCCCGCTCCGTTTATCAAAACGGAACGGCATCCGCACCACCTAAGCCGCCGGTCCAAAATCCGGGGTCCATTTCAGGGCTTGCCAGTGTCATATATGGCAACCCGCTGGCAACCCTGGGAGACGGTGCTGAGGCGCATCGCTCCGCGCGAACATGCAGCGATGCAAGATCGACTCGTCGAAGCCATGGGCGAGGAGTTTCAAACCCGCTTGAATCAGTTACTGGCCGAGGATAGTTTGTTAGGCGACCTGGATGCCGAGCGGGTGCTCGGAGCCCAAGTCCGAAACCAAATCGCTGGCGAGATCAATCGCGCGGTCATGGACCTGCTGCTCGCAGAGCGCGGCCTAGAACAATGAGACTTCCCAAGAGCCCCGCAGGGATATTTTTCATTGCTCTGTGGGGCTGCCTCAAGATGGATCGTGCAATCGACATCATCTTTGAGCTGACGATTGGCGCTCGAGCGAGAGGCTGAGGCGCGGCCCGTTGAGGAGCACGCATCTACCGCCGTGAAGATCGCACGGTGTGCGGCAGCGTGAAATGGTCGGCGTGCAGCCGGTTCAAAACTGCTCAGAACGACTCCGCCGACGAAGGATCCTTCCAATGACGGCTTCTTCGGCCTGGCGGCCCAACAAAAAGCAGAGTGGTAGTGCCTGCCGCATCTTGAATGGGGTCGCGAGGCGCTCGAATGGTGCACGCGCTGGAGTTGGCTATCGCTATAGTGATCGGCGCTAGCCGCCAGTACCCATCTTTGGCGACACGTCTGCCGAACGGATGATCGAGTCTCGCTTGCCGCAAGCCGTGCAGATGAAGCGCGGCTCGAGATCGGACAGCCGCATCTCGTCCGGGAGCGAGCCGCAATCCCACGACAGCTAGCTTGTCGGGACTGCTTCCGATGCAAGAGATCGGGTTCAAGCCAACGCTGAGATTGCCGGGAGACGAGCGGAAAATCGCCGGGCGCGCGCCCCAGCTCTCGCTTTTGGGGGGCGGAGCTGGGGCTAAGCCGGCTTAGGAGACTGTCAGCGGCGAACCTCCGTCCATGACGTTACGACTTCTCCAAATTTCATCCACGAGGATTCGCTGTTGCTGCGGCGCGCTACTACTTTTGCGCACGCGATCTGCCTTGCCGCTCTGTTTTACGATGTACCCAATCGTGCGGATTGGCCGAACACCCCCATCCCGACCATGCATATCGCGCGATGAGGGATCGCCGCTCCAGCCCACGGAGCGACGGTCCCGCCCTGGGGCCTTCGCAACCGAATCCTACGCCGCATCAGCGCTTTACACCACGCTCGCCAGCCTCTCGGGCGCCCTCTGACGAATAAGGCGGGCTAGATAGCGGCGCACTGGTTTGCACCCGGGGGTAGGACTTGGCCACCGCAGATAGCTGATTGATGCACAGCGCGGCATGACGAAAAGAACATGTCAGGCGACGCTCAGAGTCCGTTCGTGATCGCGCTGGGGGCGTCTGACAAGAACGACTCTCCACTCGCGAGATTGAGATGTGGTCTGCGGCACAATACTGGACCGCTTAGGTTTGCGTTATCCACTCGCCGGGTAGTACGGTCAACGAATACACCAACCATGATGGGTAGCACCATTAGCTTTCTTCTTGAAGTCTCTCAACTGCTGGTGTATTGTCTCAAGCATCGATACTGGCCGAACAACTGTTCCGCTTTCGCCTCAGATCCTGACGGCGCGCACGTTTCAGACATTCTCCAACATCGACTAACCGGAACACTGGCCGCAACTCTGCGCGCCAGGTCCTGCGCGCATGCGAAAGGAAGACCTGATGAACACAGGTACAGTGAAGTGGTTTAACACCCAAAAGGGCTTCGGCTTTATCCAGCCGACAAGCGGTAGCAATGACGTTTTTGTTCATATCAGCGCGGTCGAACGCGCCGGTATGGGTACTCTGAGCGAAGGTCAGGCGCTGTCATATGACATCGTCGCAGACCGTCGTTCGGGCAAGTCCGCTGCCGAAAATCTTCGTGCGGCTTAATTAAGAGCACGACAGACCTATCGCTCTAGCCACGGATGTACTGGCAGAGCTTGTGGTCCGCCCCGTCACCGAGTCATCGGGGCGGGGTTTTTGATTCGACCCCGTCAGCGATTGTAAAAGTGAGTCTCGTGTGCGGCTTCGTTCGCCTCGACAATCGGGTGACTGGGCCGCCGAGCTAAAATAAAGGCACAGACTATAGCCGAACCGAGGCGATGGCCCCCGTCGGCAGATCGCCTGCTTCGAGTGCTCAGTTTGCGGTGCGACCATGGAATCGTGGAATACCGCTTGGGTACCGACCTACAGGTTGATTGCGGGCCCCGTTCGGCATTTTTCCGAAGGATGATTGACTAGTGCGGATGTCGGATGAGGAACGCGTCTTCCTGCTGACCCAGCATCACATCGTCTCGGACGGCGGTCGATGGGCGTGCTGGTGCATGAACTCAGTCGGCTTTACCGGGCGTTCGAGGCTGGACAGGACGATCCTTTGCCGCCGTTGGCGATCCAGTATCCGGATTATGCCGCCTGGCAACGGCAGTGGCTGTCGGGGAACGGCTGCAGAAGCAGGCGAAGTATTGGCGCAACGCCCTGTCAGGCACGGCCCGTCTTGTCTTGCCGACGGACCGTGCGCGGCCGGCCCAGCAGTCGTTTGCCGGGGCCAGTGTTCCTGTTGTCATCGATGCGGGACTTGAAGCGGCTGAGCCGGCAGCATGGCACGACGTTGTTCCTGACGGTGCTGGCGGGCTGGGCGGGGGTGCTGTCGCGTCTGTCGGGGCAGGACGACCCTCCCCATCCGCTGCCAACAGAACTATCCGGGCCCGCTTTTCACGCTCCGGAAGCTGACTGAAACGGAGAGCGGCTTCGAACAAGAAAGTCTCAGCCAAGGGCGCGCAGAAAAGCTGGCGCCGTCTCGATGGCCATAACCAGTTCTTGGTGTTGCACGCCGGAAAGGATTGACAATTCTGTTTTAGAAAGTCGGTCTGACGCTCAATAACCCCGGTGATGACGCAAACGCGCCCGATGGACCTACCAAAAATGGTCGGCCGTACTGTTACAGAACAGGGATATACTGTCGCTCTCAACGGAGTGAGATCTGTGCCTACACGATTAGATGTCATCGAACGGGGTTTAGCCGGAAGTATTTTCCGGTTCAAGGTTGAGCAAGAGAAGCCGTGTGTAAGGCGGAGTGTCTTGACAGATCGGGAGTAGATATAGTCTATATTGAGACTCCCTCATGACATTCAAGACGGGATCGAGGTCATCGCCAAGCCGACCGACCGTCAGCCCACAACCGCCGCCGCCTGACCGGCCCCGGCGGTCACCAAAATTCGGCGATAGCTCGCGACTCGGTCCTGCAGGTAGTACTATTCTGTGTCCCCATCACAGGAATGAGAAGCGACTATGACCTCGGACGTAATCTGTTCTTTCTGTAGAATGGAGGCGCAGCATGTTCTTGTGATCGTCACCGCTCCTGACGGAGCAGCTGCTATTTGTGATGAATGCGTTCAAGTGTGCGTTCAAGCTATCGCAGCTCGTTCACCTGAATGGTTGGAGAAGCATCGACGATTCGTCGGGGAGCTAGGGAGCAGCGGCGGCTTTCAGCGGGAATAATCGATCAGTTTGAAGACCATCGCAAGCGCAGTCCTGTTCGACAGGCAACCCTTGGATCGGATGGTGCGGTGGCGCACGGTAGCGAAGGTGCTTTCGAAGGGGCGTTTTGGTCGGGAAGCGCTTGCAGTATGGTCACCAACTCTTGGACCGTCATCGCGCCCACCGTGGTTTCGGGCGGTCACACGAGCAAGGCGAGTACTGTCAGCACGACCGGCACTAAGCTGCGCAATTGCGAATGACGACGGATGGGACTGCTCCAGGCCCACCTCATTCATACCGCTCTAGCCGAACAGCCGCATCAGCAACGCCTTGCCGACCGGCGCCGCGCGCACGCTGCGGAAGGCGCGGACATATTCGCCGGCATAGAATGCGCGGACGACATTGATCCGCGTCGCAACCGCGTCCTCGAAACGGACGCCGAAGCCGTCGCGGGTGCGGCGGACAACGGTCGCGCTCACGTTCTGGCCATAGACATTGCACTTGATCGAGGCGCCGATTGCCGGCGGGGCGGGATCGATGAAGCGCGCGCCCGAAATCGAGATGTCGGCCATCCGCACCAGCCGCGGCTCGGCGCCTTCGTGAACCAGGATCGGCTCGTCGCGTTCGAAACGCTCGGCCTTGCGGCGCCGCGGCTGCTCGATGCAGATGAAGCGCACGATCGCGAGCACGACGCAATTGTACAGGCTCCAGGCCAGTGCCAGCCCGCCATAGGCGATGTTTTCGCCGCCAGGTGCAGGATGAAGGCGTAGGCGATCGCCACCAGCGTGAGCGGCCACCCGTCGGGTGCTGCGCCAGGCCTGGGAGCTCGATGACGCCGACAAGGCTGAAAAATTGATCCGCAATCTCGCGGGTCGACTCGACCAGCAATGGCCCGGCGTAGCGGCCAGCATCCTCGAAGGCCTCGACGAAATCCTGACTGTCGTCCGGTTGACGCTGCCGAAGGAGCTTCGTCGATCGCTCGCCTGCACCAACATCGCCGAGAACATGATGGGCACCATTCGCCGCGTCACGCGCAACGTCAAACGCTGGCGGGATGCCGGTATGGCGTTGCGATGGGTCGCGGCCGGCATGATCGAGGCCAACAAGGGCTTCCGACGATTGAAGGCGCATAAGCAATTGTCGGTTCTGCGTGCGGCCCTTCACGCTCATCACGATCGCATGACGATCAAGCCCGTTGCCCACGGCTCGAGGGCCGCGTAAAATTCATTCCGGCAACGTCGGCCCGACGTAGTTCAACACCGATCGGGACATCCCCGGGCGACCATTCTTTCCACGGATAATCGCGTGCGCCATTTCTATGCTACCTCCGGCCCGGCTTCTTGAGCTTCTTCACTCGGTGCTTCTGATAATCGAGAACGGCCGCTGCAAGTGGTATCGTGCGCGGCACGCTCACAGGTGTGAGGGAGACGACAAACGCTCTGCCTGTTTGTGAATCGACGCTGAATTGACCCCCGCACGCGCGAAGTCAATCAAGCACTTGGGACGCCGATCGGCGTCCGGATCCCACGCCGATTCATCGTGTCTTCCGTCAGCGTCGAGCCTTGCAACCGCTTTACGAGCGCGCGCGGTTTCGTCGCATTCCGAGTAGAAAATGACTGTTGCAACCGTCTAGGTTGTGTGCAACCATAGGGTTGGGCCTCAGAAATCCAAGCGAGATAGTATCAGTGGCCATCAATGGGCCAGCGTATAACGGCCCCGTTCGGTGGGACGGTGCTCCCATGTCGAAGGGGCACCCCAAAAGCACATTGGCCGTTCAGGATTACGGTTTCTGAACCCCGCCCGCACTGACAATTCAGGGGCCGGTCAATGAATCAGGCACAGCAGCAGAAGCCCTCTCCTGAAGACAAAGTTTCCGTCACCAAGGATAAGGACGCGGGCGCATGCGGATTGCAGCGCGATTTGCAGGATCGGTTGCAGCCGGCGCACGACGAGCCGGTGAGCGAGCCCGTCAGCGATAGTGCTCCCCATCCCGAAGCACCTGCAGGCTCGGGCCGGTGGGTTCGCCGCCTGCTCAAGGTCGGCATTGGCCTTGCGATCGTGGCCGTCTTCGGATGGTTGCCGCTGAAGGCCGTGCTGCAGACTTCGAGCGTCGAGGCCGTGGTCAATGCCAGGATCGTGACGTTGCGCTCGCCGATCGACGGCACCGTGAGCGCGAGGCCGCCGCAAGGCTCGACGCAACTCAGCGTGGTCCATGAGGGCGACGCGATCCTTCATGTCGTCAACGCGCGTGGCGATCGCGTGCGGCTCGACGATCTTCGGCGGCAGATGTCGCGGCAGGAGAACGAGCGCCCGAGCCTTGCCGCTAAGCTGGCAGCCGCCGAGACCGCGCAACAGGACCTCGCCCGCCAGGCGGGCCAGTTCCGCGATGGCCGCATCCTTCAGCTCGAGGCGCGCATCGCCGAAATCCAGTCGGCGATCGAGGCCGCGGCCGCGCGACGGGAAGAGGCGGCGGCCGCTGTGGAGCGGGCCTCGTCCCTGATCAAATCGGGCAGCGTCTCGACGGTCGAGATGGCCCGCCTGACGCGTGAGCAGGCAATCGCCCAGCAGACCGAGATCGGCGCCCGCCGCCGGCTCGACGCAGGGCATCGTCAACTTAATCGACCGCCGAGCCGAAGGAGGCGATTCTCAGAGGTCGAGAATCGGCGATAGCGCTTGTCATGGAGATCTCGCGCCAAGTCGCAAAGGCTCGCTCGCGCGAAGCACGACGGAAGTCGGCGGTGGCGGCTCCGGCATAGGGGATGTGGAAAAGGTTCGCGACCTGATCGTGAACGGACAGAAAGCGTTGAGCCTGATGGGACGATCGCGTCATGATCCGCTCGCGTCGCCGCGTCGGCTGATGAGAATTCTCGGCCCGATTGTTGAGAGCTTTGTGCTGGCGATGTTCGACGTGTAAGCCCATCTTCGCCCTCGCAGCGCCGTACGAACGCAGCTTATCCGTGATCATAACGCGCGGCGGCGTGCCGGCGCATTTCAAGAGCTTCTTCATGAGAAGCTGCGCAGCGCGCGAGTCTCTTCGGCGCTGGATCAAGACGTCGAGAACGAAGCCATTCTGGTCGACAGCGCGCCAGAGCCAATGTTGTTCGCCCGCGATCGAGATAACGACCTCGTCCAGATGCCATTTGTCACCGCGGGCGGGAGCGCGCTGGCGGATCCGATCGGAGAACGGCTTGCCGAATTTCCGTCCCCACTGGCGCACGGTTTCATAGGTCACGCCAATGCCACGCGCCGCCAGCATTTCCTCGACCATGCGCAAGCTTAAGGGAAACCGGAAATACAACCAAACGGCATAGCTGATCACTTCCGGCGGGAAGCGATGGCGGCGGTAACAGAGGGTCCTTGGCAGTCCGCATGCCGCTCGTCTACCCCCTCCGCCGCTCCAATTCGTTAACTTGACGGTACTCTCGGACCTCATCTGGCTCAAGCCGAAAGGCTGCACCGAATCGAAGCCGAACTCCTTCACAAATTGCGCAGATCGCTTCCTCAACATGGTTCAACGCTCGTCAGCTCGACGTAAGCTGAATGTCTTAGATGCTGCAACGTTCGATGTGGGCCGAGAGGTCGCCATAATTTGCTCAGTCCGACAAGGAGCAGGAAATGGATCCCTTTGATGCAGGGCAGGCTCAGCGCGGTAATGGCAGCACCGAATCTTCCGGCCGCGAGGACCGGGAAGGTGAGGAGGCGCAGTGGGTTGGAGTCTTGACCCACGCGGTGCTCGCCGCTGACGATCCGGCAAATCTCGGGGATTCTGCTCCTGCGGAGGGGGGGCACGACCAGATGCTGGAGGAGTGGGCTGCCGAAGAGGGGCAGAACCCGCTCGAGGATCGACAAGAGGCTGTAAGGCGAGTGAATGCTTGGAATCAGGGCGAGCTGAATCTTGCAATGCTGCGTCTCACCAGCCTGCCTCCACTTCCAGCCGGGCTCCACTCGCTCGACGCGTCCTTCAACCGGCTGACCAGTCTGCCCGAGACTCTCCCTGACGCGCTCAATTCGCTCAATGTTAATGGGAATCAGTTGGTCAGCTTGCCCGCGCTTCCGGCCGAGCTCGCCTTGCTGGACGTGTGGAGCAATCGGCTCACCAGCCTGCCTGAGACCCTCCCGGCCGCGCTCGAGGGCCTCAACGTCGGCAACAACCAATTGACGAGCCTGCCCGAGGCCCTCCCGGCCAGGCTCGAAAGCCTTGACGTTAGTGTAAACCAATTGACGAGCCTGCCCGAGACTCTCCCGGCCAGTCTCGGAAGCCTTGACGTTGGTGTAAACCAATTGACGAGCCTGCCCGAGACTCTCCCGACCAGTCTCGGAAGACTTTACCTTAACGATAACCAGCTAACCAGCCTACCCACGGGCTTGCTAACGCAGTTGGGGGCTGCTGCGGAGGTGGTTGTGTCTGGCAATCCGCTGCCCCAGGAGATGCTGATGAACCTGGACACAATCCAAAGTACCGATGGGTATGCCGGCCCGAGGGTCGTCTTTGATTTGTCTGAGACGCACGAAGATCAGTGGGAGGACGCCGCCGTTGCGCCGTTTCCTCTCGAGACAGTAGCTGCGGAGTCTCTTCCCGAGGCAGTAGCGGACTGGCTCAACGGGGATCCGAAGGAGGGCGATCCCGAGGTGGTGGCCAAGTGGCAGAGCTTTGCAGAAGAGCCCGGTGCCCAGCAATACGCAGACTTCCTCAACGGGCTGCGGAATACCGTGAACTCTGGGAACGAAGGATTCCAGCAGGGGGTGGCCAATGATCTGCGGCAGGCAGCGGCCAACCCGCAATTGCGCGCGCAGTACTTCCAGCTTGCTCTTGACGCCAACGAGAGCTGCGCGGATCGCAGAACTTTGACCTGGAACGGCATGCAAACCGCGCGCCTGATCGCCAACGTCGAGAACGGGCTCTATGACAATAACGAGGGGGTAGCGGCCCTCGTTGATCTAGGCCGTGTCATGTTCCGCTTGGAGGCACTGGGGGGGATCGCGCGCGAGAAGGTCCAATCGCTCCGCACAGGCGGCACCATCAACAACGTCGACGAAATCGAGGTCTACCTTGCCTATCAGGCCACGCTGCGCGAGCGGCTGGGGCTGCAGCACATCGCCCCGGACATGAACTACTTCTACGACTCTCACCTCACCGAGGAAGACATTGACAGGGCTGAGACGTCTGTGCGGAGCAAGGAGGCGACGGGGTTCGCCGACTATTTGGCGACGGACTGGAAACCTTGGGACGATGTGGTGCTCCGCATTGAA
Coding sequences within it:
- a CDS encoding cold-shock protein — encoded protein: MNTGTVKWFNTQKGFGFIQPTSGSNDVFVHISAVERAGMGTLSEGQALSYDIVADRRSGKSAAENLRAA
- the istB gene encoding IS21-like element ISFK1 family helper ATPase IstB, which translates into the protein MLNHPTHERLIELGLTGMAKAFEEQRRSPDLEALPFEDRIGLLVDREAAERDTRRLTTRLKIAALRQTACVEDVDLRTPRGIDRAVFAKLVEGRWIDRHENLLVTGATGLGKSWLACALGHKACRDNRSVLYHRVPRLFEALALARGDGRYARLLKSLGRAQLLILDDWGLSVLTAAERRDLLEILEDRHGRASTIVTSQLPVDTWHGAIGDPTVADAILDRLVHNAHRLQLTGESMRKRSAKTITLDGQPEH
- the istA gene encoding IS21-like element ISFK1 family transposase; its protein translation is MPTQRLSMRRIKEVLRLKHFQGLPERAIARSVGVSNGVVHSYLSRARSAGLSWPLPEGMTDEDLELLLFPAPRPASQSPQRPVPDWSYIDKELRRRNVTRRLLWEEYRAVNPDGFGYTWFCTTYEAWKGRVRPSMRQIHLGGEKVFVDFAGDTIDIVDPLTGEVQPMKLFVAAMGASNYTYAEACPSESLADWIRAHVNLFTFLSGTPTFVVCDNLKAAVSNPDRYDPGLNRTYAEMASHYGTAILAARPRRPKDKAKVEVAVQIAQRWILARLRNQRFFSRAELNAAIKTLVDELNARQMRGFGSSRAELFAELDKPKLTPLPDQPYAFARWKRCRLAPDYHVEVDGHWYSAPYRLIGELVDARIDDRTVEIFHKGQRIASHARAPNRRGHTTIADHMPSAHRRYGKWTPAAVIAAGERIGPSTAAFFQAVIDARPHPEQGFRTCLGILALVKSYGAERLDAACRRGILIKARSVASIRSILQNGLDRTFFDESFEHQPLRHGNIRGRDYFH
- a CDS encoding transposase, producing MKKTRRKIDAALKAKIALEALREQSTVTDLAQRYQVHVNQIYAWKKQLQDQAVRAFDAGAGRDGEAAHELEVEKLHAKIVSTRLRRISHAAYVRFLRRSAPLPRPAVPRSCVSMSPLHLARRSSLVWLAHRQWRPANHSERRANYG
- a CDS encoding PilZ domain-containing protein, whose amino-acid sequence is MAAHAGGDRLRLHPAPGGENIAYGGLALAWSLYNCVVLAIVRFICIEQPRRRKAERFERDEPILVHEGAEPRLVRMADISISGARFIDPAPPAIGASIKCNVYGQNVSATVVRRTRDGFGVRFEDAVATRINVVRAFYAGEYVRAFRSVRAAPVGKALLMRLFG
- a CDS encoding PLP-dependent cysteine synthase family protein; protein product: MSTADTFLATYETPRPARLAPNLLAACFPLMKLIPARFMIARARASGYLSSGGHIVETTSGTFGLALAMIAAAQGYRLTLISADTLIDRTLRCRLELLGARLEVVDDPDGSGAQSRRLERLQAVREKDAGTFWPAQYDNPDNCYAYGRLAEWFVRQVGQVDCLVGCAGSGGSLCGTAAILREVFPELVVIAVDTPPVCSSGHPPGQRLLRGLGNSILPRNLDHRLIDEIHWVGALPAFAAAHQLCRDHALFMGPTSGAAALVARFAGS
- a CDS encoding ClpX C4-type zinc finger protein, with product MTSDVICSFCRMEAQHVLVIVTAPDGAAAICDECVQVCVQAIAARSPEWLEKHRRFVGELGSSGGFQRE
- a CDS encoding NEL-type E3 ubiquitin ligase domain-containing protein, whose protein sequence is MDPFDAGQAQRGNGSTESSGREDREGEEAQWVGVLTHAVLAADDPANLGDSAPAEGGHDQMLEEWAAEEGQNPLEDRQEAVRRVNAWNQGELNLAMLRLTSLPPLPAGLHSLDASFNRLTSLPETLPDALNSLNVNGNQLVSLPALPAELALLDVWSNRLTSLPETLPAALEGLNVGNNQLTSLPEALPARLESLDVSVNQLTSLPETLPASLGSLDVGVNQLTSLPETLPTSLGRLYLNDNQLTSLPTGLLTQLGAAAEVVVSGNPLPQEMLMNLDTIQSTDGYAGPRVVFDLSETHEDQWEDAAVAPFPLETVAAESLPEAVADWLNGDPKEGDPEVVAKWQSFAEEPGAQQYADFLNGLRNTVNSGNEGFQQGVANDLRQAAANPQLRAQYFQLALDANESCADRRTLTWNGMQTARLIANVENGLYDNNEGVAALVDLGRVMFRLEALGGIAREKVQSLRTGGTINNVDEIEVYLAYQATLRERLGLQHIAPDMNYFYDSHLTEEDIDRAETSVRSKEATGFADYLATDWKPWDDVVLRIEPEHHATMEEKLADALEEEFPGRLKQKLVEAGLIGAEADVVADAEREFGPQVSKDIAREIKGALRDTVLNKRGLSL